In Glandiceps talaboti chromosome 14, keGlaTala1.1, whole genome shotgun sequence, a single genomic region encodes these proteins:
- the LOC144445207 gene encoding vitamin K-dependent protein Z-like, giving the protein MEVRLRPSREKCQSLPVNGSHLNDYKSSGPCLCNPCLNGGTCEDYGGNGFVCQCPKPYTGSLCETGLGVGSGPCLCNPCLNGGTCEDYGDKSFMCQCPKLYTGTFCQAVLD; this is encoded by the exons ATGGAG GTGAGGTTGCGACCAAGTAGGGAAAAATGTCAGTCATTACCAGTGAATGGCTCACACCTAAACGACTACAAAA GTAGTGGTCCCTGTTTGTGTAATCCTTGTTTGAATGGTGGAACTTGTGAGGATTATGGAGGTAACGGCTTCGTGTGCCAGTGTCCTAAACCATACACAGGGTCGTTGTGTGAGACAGGTCTAGGTGTAG GTAGTGGTCCCTGTTTGTGCAATCCTTGTTTGAATGGTGGAACTTGTGAGGATTATGGAGATAAAAGCTTCATGTGCCAGTGTCCTAAACTATACACAGGGACGTTTTGTCAAGCAGTTCTAG